In Mycobacterium gallinarum, a single window of DNA contains:
- a CDS encoding alpha/beta fold hydrolase produces the protein MTTTESSGLRLKPGEEIFEYKGGRVVYEILGEEGEFIALTPGGRFSKDIPGLRPLAEALAEGGYRVLLWDRPNCGKSDVQFYGKSESHMRAETLHALITGLDVGPCIIAGGSGGARDSMLTTMLYPEIVRKLVVWNIVGGVYGSFVLGGHYVVPSILAAKGMGVEGLLHVAEWKERIAENPDNEARFRALDVDEFLKLMRRWLNAFVPKPGQTIPGVEDEMFDNITIPTLIIRGGENDWDHPKRTSLEVSCLIKGSTLIDPPWPEDAWERAGEKFAASGGKNFCLFDTWVQAAPAILQFLDD, from the coding sequence ATGACAACCACTGAGTCCTCCGGCCTGCGGCTCAAGCCCGGCGAAGAGATCTTCGAATACAAGGGCGGCCGCGTCGTCTACGAAATCCTCGGCGAAGAAGGCGAATTCATCGCCCTGACGCCGGGAGGCCGATTCAGCAAGGACATCCCGGGGCTGCGGCCGTTGGCGGAGGCGCTGGCCGAGGGCGGCTACCGGGTCCTGCTGTGGGACAGGCCGAACTGTGGCAAGTCGGACGTGCAGTTCTACGGCAAGAGCGAATCACACATGCGCGCCGAGACTCTGCACGCGTTGATCACCGGACTCGACGTCGGTCCGTGCATCATCGCGGGTGGGTCCGGCGGGGCACGCGACTCCATGCTGACCACGATGCTCTACCCAGAGATCGTGCGAAAACTGGTGGTGTGGAACATCGTCGGCGGGGTCTACGGCTCGTTCGTGCTCGGCGGACACTATGTCGTGCCCAGCATCCTGGCCGCCAAGGGCATGGGCGTCGAGGGCCTGCTCCACGTCGCCGAGTGGAAGGAGCGCATCGCCGAGAACCCGGACAACGAGGCGCGGTTCCGGGCACTCGACGTCGACGAGTTCCTCAAGCTGATGCGGCGCTGGCTCAACGCTTTCGTGCCCAAGCCCGGCCAGACCATCCCCGGCGTCGAGGACGAGATGTTCGACAACATCACCATTCCGACGTTGATCATCCGTGGCGGCGAGAACGATTGGGACCATCCGAAGCGCACCTCGCTCGAGGTGAGCTGCCTGATCAAGGGTTCCACATTGATCGACCCGCCATGGCCGGAAGACGCTTGGGAACGTGCCGGTGAGAAGTTCGCCGCCAGCGGCGGGAAGAACTTCTGCCTTTTCGACACCTGGGTGCAGGCCGCGCCCGCAATCCTCCAGTTCCTGGACGACTGA
- a CDS encoding Rieske (2Fe-2S) protein, whose amino-acid sequence MDEQKTPRLAQGREHVVATVDEIPPGTHKLVPIGRHGVGVYNVNGTFYAIANYCPHEGGPLCSGRPRGRTIVDDDVPGDAVMVRDLEFIYCPWHQWGFELATGTTAVKPEWSIRTYPVRIVGNDVMVQA is encoded by the coding sequence TTGGACGAGCAGAAGACGCCCCGGCTCGCGCAAGGGCGCGAACACGTCGTCGCCACCGTCGACGAGATCCCGCCGGGCACACACAAACTGGTGCCCATCGGCCGGCACGGCGTCGGCGTCTACAACGTCAACGGCACGTTCTACGCCATCGCGAACTACTGCCCGCACGAGGGCGGTCCGCTGTGCTCGGGCCGCCCGCGCGGCCGCACGATCGTCGACGACGACGTTCCTGGCGACGCGGTGATGGTGCGCGACCTCGAATTCATCTACTGCCCGTGGCACCAGTGGGGTTTTGAACTGGCGACAGGCACGACCGCGGTCAAACCCGAGTGGAGTATCCGGACCTATCCCGTCCGGATCGTCGGCAACGATGTGATGGTGCAGGCATGA
- a CDS encoding ferredoxin: protein MRIRLDRTLCDGFGICAKHAPGYFSLDDWGYASLIGDGTVAEKDRDAVMRALFDCPVHAIVYMGEHRPSGDGAAHPDVQESPEPDPKNNGSEAISEFVR, encoded by the coding sequence TTGCGAATCCGGCTCGATCGGACTCTCTGCGACGGGTTCGGCATCTGCGCCAAGCACGCGCCAGGGTACTTCTCGCTCGACGACTGGGGCTACGCATCGCTGATCGGCGATGGCACTGTGGCCGAGAAGGATCGCGACGCAGTGATGCGCGCGCTGTTCGATTGCCCGGTCCACGCCATCGTATACATGGGTGAGCACCGGCCTTCAGGCGACGGAGCGGCGCACCCCGATGTGCAGGAGTCACCCGAGCCGGACCCGAAAAACAACGGCAGCGAGGCTATTTCGGAGTTCGTCAGGTGA
- a CDS encoding NADH-ubiquinone oxidoreductase-F iron-sulfur binding region domain-containing protein has product MTFTATELTVATWPGCTPRLLRPTQVKAEELAEYVQAGGYRPLTDADALLEQVDLSGLLGRGGAAFPLGTKLRTVRDAGRRGVQTVIVANGEEGEPASVKDRWLLRNRPHLVLDGLRLAAVMVNASRAYVYVSDEQSAVAVNSALSELDPEMFGATDVAVISVEPGYVAGEETAAVRRINGGPAKPTDKPPRPFEEGVSGLPTTVSNVETLANLPHIHQHGAQSFRAVGTPMSPGTFLATITGGGRPAALYEIPHGAAFSDLLTLHGVPKDSVRGVLMGGYFAGLVNTDILGATLDHETIRRLGSGLGCGAISILTDDCPVAVAASVMSYFDRENAGQCGSCFNGTAAMAAVVSALRDGAATQEDVTRLERWSVVLRGRGACGTLDGATNVAASLLRQYPQLITSHLARECPSCRTGAFNEIRPYEVEAVGHE; this is encoded by the coding sequence ATGACCTTCACCGCAACCGAACTCACCGTCGCCACGTGGCCAGGGTGTACGCCGCGACTGTTGCGGCCCACCCAGGTGAAAGCCGAGGAGCTTGCCGAGTATGTGCAGGCCGGCGGCTACCGGCCGCTGACGGACGCGGACGCACTGCTGGAGCAGGTCGACCTGTCCGGTCTGCTCGGTCGCGGCGGCGCCGCCTTCCCGCTGGGGACCAAGCTGCGTACGGTGCGCGACGCCGGGCGCCGCGGCGTGCAGACGGTCATCGTCGCGAACGGTGAAGAGGGCGAGCCGGCTTCGGTGAAAGACCGCTGGCTGCTGCGCAACCGGCCGCATCTCGTGCTGGACGGTCTGCGCCTGGCCGCCGTGATGGTCAACGCGAGCCGCGCGTATGTGTATGTCTCCGACGAACAGTCGGCCGTCGCGGTGAACAGTGCGCTGTCGGAACTCGATCCCGAGATGTTCGGTGCGACCGACGTCGCGGTGATCAGCGTAGAACCCGGGTACGTTGCGGGTGAGGAGACCGCCGCGGTACGCCGCATCAACGGCGGGCCCGCAAAGCCGACCGACAAACCACCCCGGCCGTTCGAGGAGGGCGTGTCAGGTTTGCCGACGACCGTCAGCAATGTCGAGACGCTCGCCAATCTCCCGCACATCCACCAGCACGGCGCACAGAGTTTCCGCGCGGTCGGCACGCCGATGTCGCCGGGAACGTTCCTGGCGACGATCACGGGCGGCGGCAGGCCCGCAGCGCTGTACGAGATTCCGCATGGCGCCGCGTTTTCCGATCTGCTGACCTTGCACGGTGTGCCGAAGGACTCGGTGCGCGGAGTGTTGATGGGCGGCTATTTCGCCGGCCTGGTCAACACCGACATCCTCGGCGCGACGCTCGACCATGAGACGATTCGCCGCCTCGGCAGCGGCCTTGGCTGCGGTGCGATCTCGATTCTCACCGACGACTGCCCCGTCGCCGTCGCGGCGTCGGTGATGTCGTACTTCGATCGGGAGAACGCCGGCCAATGCGGGTCGTGCTTCAACGGCACGGCGGCAATGGCGGCCGTCGTTTCGGCACTGCGCGACGGAGCGGCGACCCAGGAGGACGTCACGCGCCTGGAGCGCTGGTCGGTGGTACTGCGTGGCCGCGGCGCATGCGGCACCCTCGACGGCGCCACGAACGTCGCGGCGAGCCTGCTGCGCCAGTACCCGCAACTGATCACCAGCCACCTCGCCCGCGAGTGCCCGTCCTGCCGCACCGGCGCTTTCAACGAGATACGGCCGTACGAAGTGGAGGCGGTGGGACATGAGTGA